From a single Vibrio tubiashii ATCC 19109 genomic region:
- a CDS encoding GlxA family transcriptional regulator: protein MVEPSKPLRITALLLNNVPTTAITGPVEMLIIAAKLAGLPDPDVRYISPYDAHIHTFSGLTIACPTPWQQVEKTDIFLLGCCGDPSDEAYLLPDKLKTWLTQQLVGSQFVVSLCTGTFLLAELGLLNHRSATTHWAHVAGFRERYPSVKLMPHLKITHEGPFICSSSVRDYYDATLLMIDELFGSGHRARCERYIGGDISNVARICLTSFGQYRQHNDTLIHELQDWMHHEHPGNLTVARCASKSFLSEKQMTRRFKAATGDVPVNYIQRLRLSSARDKLSTTRLNIETISRQVGYSNINHFRLLFKKFYDMTPTQYRKVTQSYCEHEPAH, encoded by the coding sequence ATGGTAGAACCTAGCAAACCTTTACGCATCACTGCCTTACTACTCAATAACGTCCCAACGACCGCGATCACCGGTCCCGTAGAGATGTTAATCATTGCCGCCAAATTGGCCGGACTTCCCGATCCTGATGTGCGTTATATTTCTCCTTACGATGCCCACATACACACCTTCTCTGGACTGACAATTGCCTGTCCCACACCGTGGCAGCAAGTTGAAAAAACAGACATTTTCTTGCTCGGTTGCTGTGGCGATCCGAGTGACGAGGCGTATTTGCTGCCAGACAAGCTCAAAACGTGGTTGACGCAGCAGCTCGTCGGCAGCCAGTTTGTTGTCTCCCTGTGCACGGGGACGTTTTTACTGGCCGAGTTGGGGTTACTCAATCATCGCAGTGCCACCACCCATTGGGCACATGTGGCGGGCTTTCGGGAACGCTACCCCAGTGTCAAGCTGATGCCTCACCTAAAAATCACTCACGAAGGGCCGTTTATCTGCTCGTCGAGCGTGCGGGATTATTATGACGCCACCTTATTGATGATCGATGAATTGTTCGGCAGTGGGCATCGCGCGCGTTGTGAGCGCTACATTGGGGGGGACATTTCCAATGTTGCGCGGATTTGCCTGACCAGTTTTGGCCAATATCGGCAGCACAACGACACGCTGATCCATGAACTGCAAGACTGGATGCATCATGAACACCCTGGCAATTTGACCGTGGCACGCTGCGCAAGCAAGAGTTTTTTAAGCGAAAAACAGATGACGCGACGGTTCAAAGCGGCAACCGGCGACGTGCCGGTTAACTATATTCAGCGCCTGCGCCTCTCGTCTGCACGAGACAAGCTCAGTACCACCCGGCTGAACATTGAAACCATCAGCCGTCAAGTGGGCTACAGCAACATCAATCATTTCCGGTTACTGTTTAAGAAGTTTTATGACATGACGCCCACTCAATACCGTAAAGTGACGCAATCTTATTGTGAACATGAGCCTGCCCACTAA
- the radC gene encoding RadC family protein, translated as MNAPLDQTTLTPVFSAEEQHLLQQAAAVLKSKLVLFEQPVMNAPSIAQAFCQTQLAACDVEIFGALFLDNQHRVRACEELFRGTLDQAAVYPREVVKRAIATSAAAVILFHNHPSGCAEPSQADRRITRRLHDALALVDVRLLDHFVVSFADVVSFAERGWL; from the coding sequence ATGAACGCGCCACTTGACCAAACGACCCTAACTCCGGTGTTCTCAGCCGAAGAACAACACCTCTTGCAGCAGGCCGCGGCGGTGCTGAAATCCAAGCTGGTGCTCTTTGAGCAACCCGTGATGAATGCGCCGTCCATCGCCCAAGCGTTCTGCCAAACTCAATTGGCCGCGTGCGACGTGGAGATCTTTGGGGCGCTGTTTCTGGACAATCAACATCGGGTGCGCGCCTGTGAAGAATTGTTTCGCGGGACCCTTGATCAAGCCGCGGTTTACCCACGTGAAGTGGTGAAGCGTGCCATCGCCACCAGTGCGGCCGCCGTGATCTTGTTTCATAATCATCCGTCAGGCTGCGCGGAGCCGAGTCAGGCTGACCGCCGGATCACCCGCCGTTTACACGATGCCCTTGCGCTGGTGGATGTTCGGCTACTCGACCACTTTGTGGTTTCATTTGCTGACGTCGTGTCGTTTGCAGAGCGGGGCTGGCTCTGA
- a CDS encoding TIGR02450 family Trp-rich protein translates to MNRINPAKLLNSKWTALQPQKREKHFLVSDVDYAEDGSVRSCTLEAVMTHGEYSIDWKELNNTDKWAYGWK, encoded by the coding sequence ATGAATCGAATTAACCCTGCCAAGTTACTCAACAGTAAATGGACGGCCCTGCAGCCGCAAAAGCGTGAGAAACACTTCTTAGTGTCCGATGTTGATTACGCAGAAGATGGCTCCGTAAGATCGTGCACCTTGGAAGCGGTGATGACTCACGGCGAGTATTCCATTGACTGGAAAGAGCTTAACAACACCGATAAGTGGGCGTATGGCTGGAAGTAA
- a CDS encoding YnfA family protein: MLEVKTMGLFFLTAVAEILGCYLPYLWLKEDKSAWLLVPAALCLALFAWLLSLHPTAAGRVYAAYGGVYIFVAILWLWLVDGLRPTLWDIVGVSVAMLGMAIIMFAPRTP, from the coding sequence GTGCTTGAAGTGAAAACAATGGGGCTTTTCTTTCTCACCGCCGTTGCTGAAATCCTGGGTTGCTACTTGCCTTACCTTTGGCTCAAAGAAGACAAATCGGCCTGGCTTTTAGTGCCCGCAGCGCTCTGTCTTGCGCTTTTCGCATGGCTGTTATCCTTGCATCCAACCGCCGCTGGTCGAGTTTATGCCGCTTACGGCGGCGTGTATATCTTTGTCGCAATCTTATGGTTGTGGCTCGTGGACGGTCTTCGCCCAACTCTGTGGGATATCGTGGGAGTCTCTGTGGCGATGCTTGGTATGGCCATCATCATGTTCGCGCCCAGAACCCCGTAA
- a CDS encoding HAD family hydrolase — protein MKLEAVLWDYDGTLVNSVPKNIEITKTILSIVAPRLTGDGLPECLRDEEAYHVANHSAKNWQELYVDYYGLTQQEMRLAGGMWAEHQEKNTTQVLLFEGIKDVVTEFSFLPHGICSQNSQSNIRRVLENHALAAFFKTIVGYDDVSHGHQKPEALGGLQCLDAMFGHRTSQCLMYIGDHEADVQFARNLQAALGGNARVIAVAAAYSGAAPESWSCQPDYTARSVDELYDLIGTYA, from the coding sequence ATGAAATTGGAGGCGGTGCTGTGGGATTATGATGGGACACTGGTAAACTCTGTGCCGAAAAATATTGAGATAACCAAGACCATTTTATCCATTGTTGCTCCCCGTTTGACTGGGGACGGTTTGCCGGAGTGTTTACGCGACGAAGAGGCCTACCATGTCGCCAACCACAGCGCAAAAAACTGGCAAGAGCTTTACGTTGATTACTATGGATTAACCCAACAGGAAATGCGCCTGGCGGGGGGCATGTGGGCCGAGCACCAAGAGAAAAATACCACGCAGGTCTTGTTGTTTGAAGGGATCAAAGACGTGGTCACCGAGTTCTCCTTCCTGCCTCACGGCATATGCTCGCAAAATTCACAGAGCAACATTCGTCGTGTGTTGGAAAACCATGCGCTAGCGGCTTTTTTCAAGACCATTGTCGGGTATGACGACGTGTCTCATGGCCATCAAAAACCGGAGGCTCTGGGTGGCCTTCAATGTCTTGACGCGATGTTCGGCCATCGCACCAGCCAATGCTTGATGTACATCGGTGATCATGAGGCTGATGTCCAATTTGCTCGTAACCTTCAAGCTGCGCTGGGGGGCAACGCTCGCGTCATTGCTGTGGCCGCAGCGTACAGTGGCGCGGCGCCGGAATCGTGGTCGTGTCAGCCTGACTACACGGCACGCTCGGTTGACGAGCTCTATGATCTCATTGGAACATACGCCTAA
- a CDS encoding DUF6435 family protein — MFSLFKRDSTKKLKKQYAAKLEQAMLAQRRGDIRTYSLLTAQAEELGQQIEALQSQR, encoded by the coding sequence ATGTTTTCACTATTTAAACGAGACTCGACCAAGAAACTGAAGAAGCAATATGCCGCAAAACTCGAGCAGGCAATGCTCGCGCAAAGAAGAGGGGACATTCGAACCTATTCGCTCTTAACCGCGCAAGCGGAAGAATTAGGCCAGCAAATCGAAGCCCTCCAGAGTCAACGCTGA
- a CDS encoding nucleotidyltransferase domain-containing protein: MISEKLNLAHLPLQNALVQSAYSAFHSENDAVAAVLLGSLAAGKGDRVSDADILVFTKNNFHQSCEACFSAFERDKDIFYLLEGFHNENAYFKKYIFNDLTSAEIHCLDVSEPLSLSKPFKVLFDKNGLIEQRVTDEPAPKHADFPAYTNGDEGITWELFDCIKWMSRGDHELAKHHLKKLVAQW; encoded by the coding sequence GTGATTTCAGAAAAGCTAAACTTGGCCCATCTTCCGCTTCAAAATGCCTTGGTTCAATCCGCGTACTCGGCGTTTCATTCTGAAAATGACGCGGTCGCGGCGGTCCTGTTGGGGTCACTGGCCGCGGGAAAAGGTGACCGAGTCTCGGATGCCGATATTCTTGTGTTTACCAAGAATAACTTTCATCAATCTTGCGAGGCCTGCTTCTCCGCGTTTGAGCGTGACAAAGACATCTTCTACCTGCTCGAGGGCTTCCATAATGAGAACGCTTACTTTAAAAAATACATTTTCAATGACTTAACGAGCGCAGAGATTCACTGTTTAGATGTGAGTGAACCCTTGAGTCTGTCTAAGCCATTTAAGGTGCTGTTTGATAAAAATGGCCTCATCGAGCAACGGGTAACGGACGAACCGGCACCAAAGCACGCAGATTTTCCGGCCTACACGAACGGCGACGAAGGAATAACGTGGGAATTGTTTGATTGTATCAAATGGATGAGTCGTGGTGATCATGAGTTGGCAAAGCACCATTTAAAGAAGCTGGTTGCGCAATGGTAA
- a CDS encoding cold shock domain-containing protein codes for MKGTIVRWRDDRGFGFIHSDEYQGDIFVHISEFEPGVRRPQIGDEVDFRIELNKGKTRAHLVSFVGVEPARGNFALSLLPVLVLVGIALGVVSFLTYQAPERAPEDDKLGFECEGKTRCSHMTSCHEAKFYLAHCPNVKIDGDRDGVPCEQQWCGQ; via the coding sequence ATGAAAGGTACCATTGTCCGGTGGAGAGATGATCGCGGGTTTGGCTTCATTCATTCGGACGAATATCAAGGGGATATTTTTGTCCATATCTCAGAATTTGAACCGGGGGTCAGGCGTCCTCAAATTGGCGATGAAGTCGATTTTCGCATTGAGTTAAATAAGGGGAAAACCCGGGCTCATCTTGTCTCGTTTGTTGGCGTGGAGCCCGCAAGAGGAAATTTCGCCTTGTCTCTCTTACCGGTACTGGTCTTAGTCGGTATCGCCCTTGGCGTAGTCAGCTTCCTCACTTATCAAGCCCCAGAACGCGCCCCTGAAGATGACAAACTCGGTTTCGAGTGTGAGGGGAAAACGCGCTGTAGCCATATGACATCGTGTCATGAGGCGAAATTTTACTTGGCACATTGCCCCAACGTGAAGATTGATGGTGATCGCGATGGCGTACCTTGTGAGCAGCAGTGGTGCGGTCAATAA
- a CDS encoding MaoC family dehydratase, producing the protein MNVISKDDIAHYIGVETEPTEWFVVSQAQINQFADCTLDHQFIHTDPIKAQDTMFGSTIAHGLLSLSMLPHFAERFGYQLEGASMGINYGFDKVRFIHPVTVNSRIRARAKLLAVDEKRPGHYTFKSEVVVEIEGEKKPALVAVWLAVQIVPE; encoded by the coding sequence ATGAACGTTATCTCGAAGGATGACATCGCTCACTACATTGGTGTTGAGACAGAGCCAACCGAATGGTTTGTCGTCAGCCAAGCGCAGATTAACCAATTTGCTGACTGCACCTTAGATCATCAGTTTATCCATACGGATCCCATCAAAGCGCAAGACACCATGTTTGGTTCGACCATTGCCCATGGCTTGCTGTCCCTGTCCATGCTGCCCCATTTTGCCGAGCGCTTTGGCTACCAGTTGGAAGGGGCAAGCATGGGGATCAACTATGGGTTTGATAAAGTGCGTTTTATCCACCCCGTCACCGTGAATAGCCGCATTCGCGCGCGTGCGAAATTGCTGGCCGTCGACGAAAAGCGCCCCGGTCACTATACCTTTAAAAGCGAAGTGGTGGTTGAAATCGAAGGGGAAAAGAAGCCCGCGTTAGTCGCCGTTTGGCTCGCCGTCCAGATAGTGCCTGAATGA
- a CDS encoding substrate-binding periplasmic protein, with translation MRYLVLALLLLPIVSFASSSKTIKLAYSDIESFPFQMGNGNDVATPPGISVEIIEQLAHMLQFNVEYVRVPGKRVLQHIKSNEVDGGFIFSYNHERAQYAHYPIINGQVDSALRIATLDYFLYRLKIQKLEWDGVKLYSTGHQPVGVHTGFSIIDTLKENEISTLEVSSTQHLFKMLRKRRVIAVAVQSNIADSYIDENKLASIEKVYPPILSKYYYLIFSHRFTENNPELVRQIWRTIGDIRDQVTVNSIKKYTARHH, from the coding sequence ATGCGGTACCTAGTTCTCGCTTTACTGTTGCTCCCCATTGTTTCATTTGCCTCCTCAAGCAAGACCATAAAACTCGCTTACTCAGATATCGAATCCTTCCCGTTTCAAATGGGCAATGGGAATGATGTTGCGACGCCTCCAGGCATATCTGTCGAAATCATAGAACAACTCGCCCATATGCTGCAGTTCAACGTTGAATATGTGAGGGTACCAGGGAAACGAGTGCTTCAACATATCAAATCCAATGAAGTGGATGGCGGCTTTATTTTTTCCTACAACCATGAGAGGGCCCAATACGCACACTATCCCATTATCAATGGGCAAGTTGATAGTGCGTTGCGTATCGCCACGCTAGACTATTTTCTCTATAGGCTTAAGATTCAAAAGTTAGAATGGGATGGGGTAAAGCTATACTCTACTGGCCATCAGCCCGTTGGTGTTCATACGGGGTTTTCAATTATAGATACCTTAAAAGAAAATGAAATTAGCACACTTGAAGTGTCAAGCACGCAACACTTGTTTAAAATGTTGAGAAAAAGGCGAGTAATCGCTGTCGCCGTCCAGAGTAACATTGCTGACAGCTATATCGATGAAAATAAGCTAGCCAGTATCGAAAAAGTATACCCGCCCATATTAAGCAAATATTATTACTTGATTTTTAGCCATAGGTTTACTGAAAACAACCCTGAGTTAGTTAGGCAAATATGGAGAACTATCGGTGACATACGCGATCAGGTGACGGTGAATAGTATTAAAAAATACACCGCAAGGCATCACTAG
- a CDS encoding GNAT family N-acetyltransferase translates to MAQQTVTIRPARESELERLHALVISNDEWTQFNGPYFSYSPPSLEQFEKTTFQRLLTGASLQLITVDDLPVGTVSCYWECEETRWLEAGVVIYDPAYWGQGIAALALPLWVSYLFNSQLIERVGLTTWSGNPRMMSLALKLGFQQEARLRKVRYYNGEYYDSVKYGVLRSEWLARYAP, encoded by the coding sequence GTGGCACAACAGACAGTCACTATCAGACCCGCAAGGGAAAGTGAACTTGAGCGTCTCCACGCTTTGGTCATTTCAAATGACGAATGGACGCAATTTAACGGTCCGTACTTTTCATACTCACCTCCCTCGTTGGAGCAGTTCGAAAAGACAACGTTTCAGCGCCTGTTAACTGGTGCAAGCTTACAGTTGATCACCGTCGATGACCTCCCCGTCGGCACGGTGAGCTGTTACTGGGAATGCGAAGAAACGCGTTGGCTTGAAGCCGGCGTGGTCATTTACGATCCTGCGTATTGGGGGCAAGGTATTGCGGCCTTAGCGCTTCCCTTGTGGGTGTCGTATCTGTTCAATAGTCAGCTCATCGAACGGGTGGGGTTAACCACTTGGTCGGGGAACCCTCGAATGATGTCATTGGCCCTGAAGCTGGGTTTCCAGCAAGAAGCGCGGCTTCGAAAAGTCCGCTATTACAATGGCGAATACTATGACTCGGTCAAATACGGTGTGTTGCGGTCAGAATGGCTCGCGCGGTATGCGCCTTAG
- a CDS encoding peptidase domain-containing ABC transporter yields the protein MTVLNDLAERLQIGFSRKIPLFYQSEAAECGLACVGMIAEYWGHKLNLTRLRSEMSVSLNGSTLSDLMTMAKKLDLSGRPLRVEVDDLANVANPCILHWDLNHFVVLVKVSRHYFYIHDPYIGRRRLSRAAFSQHFTGVILELTPIDSMAPMRHDIHQPTLRDVFGRPNGLIGSLAKIVALALVYEICVLGASFLPQVVIDHVVPSQDQSLLSLVIIGFGLLLLIRVGASALRAWTVMAVSASFNLQWRARVFQHMMHLPIPFFEKRNLGDIASRFDSLDVIESAITKQVVEALLDGMLAMGALAMLLGYDPKIAAIALGAMSVYFLLRQGFFARFRELNLEFILSSAKEKTYFLETVRSIQSIRLFGRTDNRAVRWQNLLVDERNADIRQQKLGIMFESMSTLIFGLEGLMIVWVGTAAALTGDLTVGMLIAALSFKDQFSTRVSGFIDTLFQLKMLSLHLERVGDVVLTEREEPEPQRSYVDVAHLSPSIRFEQVSYQYSDHEPRVIDNLSFEIHAGEAVALIGASGCGKTTVIKLMLGMLTPTQGQILIDGTPLSSLNLSEYRQRIGSVMQDDTLLSGSLEENISFFDLQVDAQRVRDVAAMADIRQHIEQLPMGYETLVGELGNTLSGGQKQRVLLARALYRQPDILIFDEATSHLDAQSEQHINTMIRDQAAITRVIVAHRPSTIDSADRVIDIAALNGISAQS from the coding sequence GTGACAGTATTGAATGATTTAGCGGAACGCCTGCAGATCGGTTTTTCGCGCAAGATCCCCCTCTTCTATCAATCCGAGGCCGCTGAATGCGGGCTCGCGTGTGTCGGTATGATCGCCGAGTACTGGGGGCATAAATTGAACCTAACCCGCTTACGCAGCGAGATGTCGGTGTCGCTCAATGGCAGCACCCTCAGCGATCTGATGACCATGGCCAAAAAGCTCGACCTAAGCGGTCGTCCGCTGCGTGTCGAAGTGGACGATTTGGCGAACGTCGCCAACCCGTGTATCTTGCACTGGGATCTCAATCACTTTGTCGTCTTAGTGAAGGTCAGCCGGCATTATTTTTACATTCACGATCCCTATATTGGCCGCCGTCGTCTGTCGCGCGCGGCGTTTTCACAGCATTTCACGGGAGTGATCTTAGAGCTGACCCCAATCGACAGCATGGCCCCTATGCGTCATGACATCCATCAACCGACCTTGCGTGATGTGTTCGGCCGCCCTAACGGTCTGATCGGCTCGCTGGCGAAAATCGTTGCGTTAGCCCTGGTGTATGAGATTTGTGTCTTAGGGGCCAGCTTTCTGCCTCAAGTGGTGATTGACCACGTTGTCCCCAGCCAAGATCAGAGCTTATTGTCTTTGGTCATCATAGGCTTTGGTTTACTGCTCCTGATCCGCGTGGGGGCCAGTGCATTGCGCGCTTGGACCGTCATGGCAGTCAGCGCCAGCTTTAACCTGCAGTGGCGTGCACGCGTCTTTCAGCACATGATGCACTTACCGATCCCCTTTTTTGAAAAACGTAATCTGGGTGACATCGCGTCACGGTTTGATTCTTTGGACGTTATCGAAAGTGCCATTACTAAACAGGTTGTCGAAGCGTTGTTGGACGGAATGCTGGCGATGGGTGCGCTGGCCATGCTATTGGGTTACGACCCCAAGATTGCCGCCATTGCCTTGGGGGCCATGAGCGTCTATTTTCTGCTGCGACAAGGATTCTTCGCGCGATTTCGCGAACTCAATCTCGAGTTCATTTTATCCAGTGCTAAGGAAAAAACGTATTTTCTAGAAACGGTTCGCAGCATCCAGAGCATTCGATTGTTTGGCCGCACTGACAATCGCGCGGTTCGCTGGCAAAATCTTTTGGTCGATGAGCGCAATGCCGACATTCGACAGCAGAAACTCGGTATTATGTTCGAGTCGATGAGTACTCTGATTTTTGGTCTTGAAGGTCTGATGATCGTTTGGGTCGGTACCGCAGCCGCACTCACCGGGGATCTGACGGTAGGGATGCTCATCGCGGCCTTGTCGTTTAAAGATCAGTTCTCCACCCGAGTCTCCGGCTTTATTGATACTCTGTTTCAGCTCAAGATGCTGAGTTTACACTTAGAGCGCGTGGGCGATGTGGTGTTGACTGAACGAGAAGAGCCCGAACCTCAGCGTTCTTACGTCGATGTGGCACACTTGTCACCTAGCATTCGTTTTGAGCAGGTCAGTTATCAGTATTCTGACCATGAGCCTCGCGTGATCGACAATCTCAGCTTTGAGATCCACGCGGGTGAAGCGGTCGCCCTGATTGGCGCCTCTGGGTGTGGCAAAACCACCGTGATTAAGTTGATGCTCGGCATGCTAACGCCCACCCAAGGTCAAATTCTCATCGACGGCACGCCACTCAGTTCGCTGAATCTAAGCGAATATCGCCAGAGGATAGGCAGCGTCATGCAAGATGACACCTTGTTATCTGGCTCACTAGAAGAAAACATTTCGTTTTTCGACCTCCAGGTTGATGCGCAGCGTGTACGCGACGTGGCGGCCATGGCCGACATTCGCCAGCACATTGAGCAGTTACCGATGGGGTATGAGACCTTAGTGGGTGAACTGGGCAACACCTTGTCTGGTGGACAAAAACAACGCGTGCTCCTTGCCAGAGCCCTGTATCGACAACCAGACATTCTGATCTTCGATGAAGCGACCAGTCACTTGGATGCCCAATCGGAGCAACACATCAACACCATGATCCGTGACCAAGCTGCAATCACCCGCGTGATTGTGGCTCACCGCCCCAGCACCATTGATTCTGCGGATCGCGTGATTGATATTGCCGCGCTCAACGGGATCAGCGCTCAGTCCTAG
- a CDS encoding SIMPL domain-containing protein, whose amino-acid sequence MERVSNKSSLWLGVCLIVGLGVLGFFIQQTAIKYKAYERVVTVKGLSEREYQADTVIWPIQFTVAKNDMSAMFEDIDQQTQLVLDFLSAKGLEESSVSLSSPSVIDRKAQQYGNEQDIEYRYLGSRTITVYSQKVDVVRAAINEIGELGKQGILLSQDPYSNRANYSFTQLNDIKPDMIEEATKNAREVAAKFAKDSQSSLGKIKRATQGQFSIYDRDSNTPYIKKVRVVSTVQYYLSD is encoded by the coding sequence ATGGAGCGAGTTTCCAATAAGTCGTCACTGTGGTTAGGGGTATGTCTGATCGTGGGGCTGGGAGTATTAGGGTTCTTCATCCAGCAGACGGCTATAAAGTATAAAGCGTACGAGCGAGTGGTTACTGTAAAAGGTTTGTCAGAGCGTGAGTATCAAGCCGATACCGTGATTTGGCCGATCCAGTTTACGGTGGCGAAAAACGATATGTCAGCGATGTTTGAGGACATCGACCAGCAAACCCAGTTGGTACTGGATTTCCTGAGTGCGAAGGGGTTAGAAGAGTCGAGTGTATCATTGTCGTCGCCTTCGGTGATTGACCGTAAAGCGCAGCAGTATGGCAATGAGCAGGATATTGAATATCGCTATTTAGGCAGCCGTACAATCACGGTCTACAGCCAGAAGGTTGATGTGGTCAGAGCGGCCATCAATGAAATTGGGGAGTTGGGCAAGCAAGGGATATTGCTCAGTCAAGATCCCTATTCAAACCGGGCCAACTACAGTTTCACGCAGTTGAATGACATCAAACCAGATATGATTGAAGAAGCGACCAAAAACGCCCGTGAAGTTGCGGCTAAATTCGCTAAAGATTCTCAGAGCTCACTGGGGAAAATTAAGCGCGCTACACAAGGGCAGTTTTCGATCTATGATCGTGACAGCAATACGCCTTACATTAAGAAGGTTCGTGTGGTCTCTACCGTGCAGTACTACCTCTCGGACTAA
- a CDS encoding phage regulatory CII family protein — protein sequence MAERLNVRQRQFEQACRLFSRQHNMFRLAPKLGLTPVTLRNKLNPEQPHVLKCAELVALTELSDDPLILNSVLNGLKVVTTPPPSEAPPPTLTSLILAHALDTGELSRVLLSASNDTLQRAQRDDMLYTAHMGIRRLADLIHRLQ from the coding sequence ATGGCAGAACGTCTCAACGTGAGGCAGCGGCAATTTGAACAGGCTTGCCGGCTTTTTTCACGTCAACACAACATGTTCCGTCTGGCGCCAAAACTGGGACTGACTCCGGTGACACTGCGTAATAAGCTCAATCCCGAGCAACCGCATGTGCTCAAGTGCGCCGAACTCGTTGCGCTGACCGAACTCAGTGACGATCCCTTGATTTTAAATAGTGTACTGAACGGGCTCAAGGTCGTGACGACGCCACCGCCGTCTGAAGCGCCGCCACCGACATTAACCTCGCTGATCTTAGCGCATGCCCTCGACACCGGCGAGCTGTCACGTGTTTTGTTGAGCGCCAGCAATGACACGCTTCAACGTGCCCAACGCGATGACATGCTGTACACCGCCCATATGGGGATCCGTCGCTTAGCGGATCTTATTCATCGGCTTCAGTAA